In one Poecilia reticulata strain Guanapo linkage group LG8, Guppy_female_1.0+MT, whole genome shotgun sequence genomic region, the following are encoded:
- the notch3 gene encoding neurogenic locus notch homolog protein 3 codes for MYLYRCRPGFIGPFCQHLDPCHRSPCLNGAACKSDVVNDFPQYKCVCQRGFRGQDCSLIDACATSPCANGARCVNWNNHYNCSCPPGYQGKNCRSDIDECRKPGACLNGGLCLNLVGSFRCQCPLGYSGRTCEVSTLPCAPSQCLNGGTCRQTSDHSYECACLPGFQGHNCENNVDDCPGHKCMNGGLCVDGVNTYNCQCPPEWTGQYCAEDVNECLMQPNACHNGGTCFNTIGGHTCVCVNGWTGDDCSENIDDCAIAICFNGATCHDRVASFFCECPVGKTGLLCHLDDACVSNPCNEGAVCDTNPLNGRAICTCPAGFVGGACNQDMDECSIGANPCEHFGKCVNTEGSFQCQCGRGYAGPRCEIDINECLSMPCQNDATCLDRIGEFTCICMPGYMGTFCEIDVDDCESNPCVNDGICRDMVNGFTCTCQPGFTGTMCQIDIDECASTPCQNGAKCYDRPNGFECRCAEGYEGRLCEINVNNCQPDPCHHGTCIDGIASYTCNCDPGYTGYRCENQLNECHSNPCQNGGKCVDRVNKYICQCQHGTSGTNCEINFDDCASNPCDYGICKDGINRYDCVCKPGFTGPKCNVEIDECASSPCRNGGTCIDEENGFHCQCPEGFKPPYCYSQVDECGSSPCVHGSCREDTNGYRCDCEPGWVGKNCDLDRNDCLPSPCQNAGTCIDKLNGFTCKCRQGFRGNLCQVNNNECASSPCLNKGTCVDGVASFTCLCELPYSGPTCAEVLTPCFPNPCANHAVCTHTPDYLGYQCNCQPGWQGQLCNIDMNECMSNPCKNRGTCTNTLGGFVCSCRAGFTGLTCETDINDCYPNPCLSGGSCTDGVNSFHCSCLPGFTGPRCALEINECQSFPCKNGGTCTDYVNSYTCSCPPGFTGIHCETNIPDCTESSCFNGGTCTDKINGYACTCRSGFTGSHCQYEVNECDSQPCLNGGTCQDALESFRCSCPKGFEGSRCQTPVDWCRRLSLCQNGGRCRQKDASFSCDCPNGWSGRYCDIPNMSCETAARKRGIQTDELCHHGGHCVNSGNSHICKCPADYTGSYCEIQVDQCEDKPCRNGATCRSYVGGYQCDCMPGYAGQTCEIEINECQSHPCQNGGTCIDLVGHYICSCPPGTLGVLCEINEDDCAPPLRLRGAPPKCLNNGTCVDRVGGHRCNCPPGFTGDRCEGDINECLSNPCSSTNSLDCIQLSNDYLCVCKPGFTGRRCQNRFSVCESQPCHNGGACSVTSSAPLGYTCTCQLGYAGPNCERSMSCQELSCYNGGSCALTKRGTRCVCLSGFSGPQCQHRSNDGCSSKPCQNGGLCTEEISLPFFHCQCPSGFMGKRCEQSKSELPALACPRADCQDKANDSVCDKECNTLPCRWDGGDCSLAVNPWAHCADPRCWRAFNNSQCDEFCNNPECLYDNFDCRSKEKICNPIYASYCDAHYADGQCDQGCNTEECGWDGLDCAERVPEDLANGVLVLVVLLPPDKLLLTGKAFLQKLSAILHTSVRFRLDKNGDAMILPYTRREARLKRELGHQHEVVGSIVYLEIDNRLCIRDSEDCFPTAKSAAEYLGALSATEMLDFPYPLREVRGEKIPIDPISTTDWSKLLTQWMVPCLVFIFVLVILVIGMLITRRKREHSTLWFPEGFFLKKEPSSNKNRREPVGQDALGLKHMPKTVEESLLGDHSDQWMDSDCPEAKRLKVEEPSMLSDSEDAVDCRQWTQHHLVAADIRVPPTIALTPPQGEFESDCMDVNVRGPDGFTPLMLASFCGGGLEPEVTEEEESEECSANIISDLIYQGASLAAQTDRTGETALHLAARYARADAAKRLLDAGADANAQDNTGRTPLHAAVAADAQGVFQILIRNRATDLDSRMYDGSTALILAARLAVEGMVEELITCHADVNAVDELGKSALHWAAAVNNVDATIALLKNGANKDMQDLKEETPLFLAAREGSCEAVKVLLAHFANREITDHMDRLPRDIALERMHHDIVQLLDEYNTVRSPQSHGAAGHQLAGGHTLSPLMCPPSAFLPSLKNTPQSKKNRRPGVKGSSLGGQHAASLKESVKARNKKLTLDMQSALLDSSVTLSPVDSLDSPHGGASNAGYITNPTSPVAMQSPGLFHSSMSVPNTPMVHSSMLEGGGPFAVSLAQINDIGVGAMAMQGRVSMASDVNHGYVLSSGQLGVNMGLVSPVSVPFDWHNRMPPSSQCGQQVVNIVQSSQAGMHVQSPAMQQQNMLMHQQQLYRSPMLQPTPVTSTPTISPVKLPSIAEQQQLINHNITNQPSMGPMGTSTPPTPQTSQPPPSFFQQHQQQLPQQSSQPPVQPTQGAAAQPAQVLSSQQSGSAAGNEDYPTPPSQHSYSSTLDATPKHFHNLPSEHPYLTPSPESPEHWSSPSPHCVSDWSDSTPSPAVAVPNQTQITQIPEANGKMQVFA; via the exons ATGTATTTGTACAGATGTCGTCCCGGATTCATTGGCCCTTTCTGTCAACACCTGGATCCCTGTCATCGATCCCCATGTCTGAATGGAGCAGCTTGCAAAAGTGATGTGGTCAATGATTTTCCACAGTACAAATGTGTGTGCCAAAGAGGTTTCAGAG GTCAAGACTGCTCCCTCATTGACGCTTGTGCCACAAGTCCGTGCGCTAACGGGGCTCGCTGTGTCAATTGGAATAACCATTACAACTGTTCCTGCCCACCTGGCTATCAAGGAAAGAATTGCCGCAGTGACATTGATGAGTGYCGCAAACCTGGTGCTTGTCTCAATGGTGGCCTGTGTCTTAACTTGGTTGGGTCCTTCCGCTGCCAGTGTCCACTAGGGTACAGTGGTCGTACGTGTGAGGTGTCTACCTTACCCTGTGCCCCATCTCAGTGTCTCAATGGGGGCACCTGTCGCCAAACAAGTGACCATTCTTACGAATGTGCTTGCCTACCAG GGTTTCAGGGACACAACTGTGAGAACAATGTGGACGACTGCCCAGGTCACAAGTGCATGAATGGGGGACTATGTGTGGATGGAGTCAATACGTACAACTGCCAGTGTCCACCAGAATGGACGG GACAATACTGTGCTGARGATGTCAATGAGTGCCTCATGCAACCCAATGCATGTCATAACGGAGGCACTTGCTTCAACACCATCGGTGGTCATACATGTGTCTGTGTCAATGGTTGGACTGGAGATGACTGTAGTGAGAACATCGATGACTGTGCAATAGCTATTTGCTTCAATGGTGCCACGTGCCATGACCGTGTAGCATCCTTCTTCTGCGAGTGTCCAGTTGGGAAGACAG GTCTGCTTTGTCATTTGGACGATGCATGTGTCAGCAACCCTTGTAATGAGGGCGCTGTGTGTGACACCAATCCCCTTAATGGTCGTGCTATTTGCACTTGTCCTGCTGGTTTTGTGGGYGGTGCCTGCAATCAAGATATGGATGAGTGTTCCATTG GTGCAAACCCTTGTGagcattttggaaaatgtgtgaACACAGAAGGCTCCTTTCAGTGTCAGTGTGGTCGTGGATATGCTGGCCCACGTTGTGAAATTGACATCAATGAATGCCTTTCCATGCCCTGTCAGAATGATGCCACCTGCTTGGACCGCATTGGAGAGTTCACTTGCATATGCATGCCAG GTTATATGGGGACTTTCTGTGAAATTGACGTTGATGACTGTGAGAGCAACCCATGTGTGAATGATGGCATCTGTCGGGACATGGTCAACGGCTTCACTTGCACCTGTCAGCCAG GGTTTACTGGCACCATGTGTCAAATTGACATAGATGAGTGTGCTAGCACTCCTTGCCAGAATGGAGCAAAATGCTATGACCGGCCCAATGGATTTGAGTGCCGGTGCGCTGAAG gttaCGAAGGGAGACtctgtgaaataaatgtcaacAAYTGTCAACCAGACCCATGCCACCACGGTACTTGCATAGATGGCATTGCTAGCTACACATGTAATTGTGATCCCGGATATACAGGCTATCGCTGTGAAAACCAACTTAATGAGTGCCACAGCAATCCTTGTCAGAATGGRGGCAAGTGTGTGGACCGGGTCAATAAGTACATCTGTCAGTGCCAGCATGGAACTTCAG GTACAAACTGTGAGATTAACTTTGATGATTGTGCCAGTAACCCTTGTGATTATGGCATCTGCAAAGATGGTATCAACCGCTATGATTGTGTTTGCAAACCGGGCTTTACAG GTCCTAAATGTAATGTGGAAATAGACGAGTGTGCATCTAGCCCCTGTAGAAATGGGGGAACGTGTATTGATGAAGAAAATGGATTTCACTGCCAGTGTCCGGAAGGCTTTAAACCCCCTTACTGTTACTCCCAGGTGGATGAGTGTGGCAGCAGCCCATGTGTCCATGGCTCCTGCAGAGAGGACACAAACGG ATACCGTTGTGACTGTGAACCTGGATGGGTTGGGAAGAACTGTGACCTGGACAGGAATGACTGTTTACCGAGTCCTTGTCAAAATGCTGGAACTTGCATAGATAAACTTAATGGTTTTACCTGCAAGTGTCGCCAAGGTTTCAGAG GTAACCTCTGCCAGGTGAACAACAATGAATGTGCTTCTAGCCCCTGTCTAAATAAGGGAACTTGTGTGGATGGTGTGGCCAGTTTCACATGTTTGTGTGAGCTCCCCTATAGTGGACCTACTTGTGCTGAGGTCCTCACACCTTGCTTCCCTAACCCTTGCGCCAATCACGCAGTCTGTACCCACACCCCAGACTACCTGGGTTATCAGTGTAACTGCCAGCCAGGGTGGCAAG GTCAGTTGTGTAACATAGATATGAATGAATGCATGTCGAATCCCTGCAAAAACCGTGGGACCTGCACAAACACGCTAGGAGGCTTTGTGTGTTCCTGTAGAGCAGGATTTACAGGGCTCACTTGTGAAACAGATATCAATGACTGTTATCCCA ACCCTTGCTTAAGTGGAGGTTCGTGTACAGATGGTGTGAACTCCTTTCACTGTAGTTGCTTGCCTGGCTTCACAGGCCCTAGATGTGCGCTGGAGATCAATGAATGTCAAAGTTTCCCCTGTAAAAATGGAGGCACCTGTACAGACTATGTCAACTCTTACACATGTAGCTGCCCACCTGGCTTTACTGGCATCCACTGTGAAACCAATATTCCGGATTGCACTGAAAG CTCTTGCTTTAATGGAGGGACTTGCACGGACAAAATCAATGGCTATGCTTGCACCTGTCGCTCTGGCTTCACTGGCTCCCACTGCCAGTATGAAGTAAATGAGTGTGACTCTCAGCCTTGTCTAAACGGAGGCACCTGTCAAGATGCCCTGGAGTCCTTCCGCTGTTCCTGTCCAAAGGGCTTTGAAGGCAGCAGGTGCCAG ACGCCAGTTGACTGGTGCCGACGCTTGTCTCTGTGCCAGAATGGAGGACGTTGTCGCCAAAAGGATGCGTCTTTTAGTTGCGATTGTCCTAATGGTTGGTCTGGACGTTACTGTGACATCCCAAACATGTCTTGTGAAACAGCGGCTCGCAAGAGGG GAATCCAAACAGATGAGCTTTGCCACCATGGCGGTCACTGCGTCAACTCTGGCAATTCACACATTTGTAAATGCCCTGCTGACTACACTGGGAGCTATTGTGAAATACAAGTGGACCAATGTGAAGACAAACCTTGTCGCAATGGTGCCACCTGCAGGTCATATGTTGGCGGGTACCAGTGTGAT TGCATGCCTGGCTACGCTGGACAGACCTGCGAGATTGAAATCAATGAGTGCCAGTCTCATCCATGCCAGAATGGGGGCACTTGTATTGATCTAGTTGGACATTATATCTGCTCCTGTCCCCCCGGCACACTGG GTGTTCTCTGTGAGATTAATGAGGATGACTGTGCGCCACCACTGAGGCTACGAGGTGCTCCACCCAAGTGCCTCAATAACGGAACCTGTGTAGACAGAGTTGGTGGTCATCGCTGCAATTGTCCACCGGGTTTCACAGGAGACAGATGTGAAGGAGACATAAATGAGTGTCTCTCGAACCCTTGTAGTTCCACCAATAGTCTTGACTGCATCCAGTTGTCCAATGATTACCTGTGTGTCTGCAAGCCTGGGTTTACAG gacgAAGGTGTCAGAACAGGTTCAGTGTGTGTGAATCTCAGCCTTGTCATAACGGTGGTGCCTGTTCAGTAACTAGCAGCGCCCCTCTGGGATACACCTGTACATGTCAACTT GGTTATGCTGGTCCAAACTGTGAAAGGAGCATGTCCTGCCAGGAGCTGTCTTGCTACAATGGGGGAAGCTGTGCCCTTACCAAGAGGGGAACACGCTGCGTATGTTTGTCAGGCTTTAGCGGACCCCAATGTCAGCATCGCAGTAATGATGGGTGCTCTTCCAAGCCATGCCAGAATGGAGGCCTGTGCACTGAAGAAATCAGCTTACCATTTTTTCATTGCCAGTGTCCAAGTGGATTTATGGGAAAGCGGTGCGAACAAAGCAAATCTGAGCTTCCAGCTCTCGCCTGCCCTAGGGCAGACTGTCAAGACAAAGCCAATGACAGTGTCTGTGACAAGGAATGTAATACACTTCCTTGTCGTTGGGATGGTGGTGACTGCTCCCTGGCAGTGAATCCCTGGGCTCATTGCGCAGACCCCCGCTGTTGGCGTGCCTTCAACAATAGCCAGTGTGATGAATTCTGTAACAACCCCGAGTGTCTGTATGACAACTTTGACTGCAGAAGCAAAGAGAAAATTTGCAA tcCAATATATGCAAGTTACTGCGACGCCCATTATGCTGATGGTCAGTGTGACCAGGGCTGCAACACAGAAGAGTGTGGTTGGGACGGCTTAGATTGTGCAGAGAGGGTTCCAGAGGATCTTGCCAATGGTGTTTTGGTGTTGGTCGTCCTTCTGCCTCCAGACAAGCTTCTCCTCACTGGCAAAGCTTTTTTGCAGAAATTGAGTGCTATCCTGCACACTTCAGTACGCTTCAGATTGGACAAAAATGGAGACGCAATGATCCTTCCCTACACCCGTCGAGAGGCACGTCTCAAACGAGAACTTGGACATCAACATGAAGTTGTTGG gtccATAGTCTATCTGGAGATAGACAACCGTTTGTGCATTCGAGATTCAGAGGACTGTTTCCCGACAGCTAAAAGCGCGGCAGAATATCTCGGAGCTCTATCTGCAACAGAAATGCTCGACTTCCCTTATCCTCTTCGGGAAGTCAGAG GAGAAAAGATCCCCATCGATCCCATTTCAACAACAGATTGGTCGAAACTACTTACCCAATGGATGGTGCCAtgtttagtgtttatttttgttttggtcatcCTTGTGATTGGCATGTTGATAACTCGTCGGAAGCGTGAACATAGCACCCTTTGGTTCCCTGAAGGCTTCTTTCTCAAGAAGGAACCCAGCAGTAACAAAAACCGCAGGGAACCTGTGGGTCAAGATGCTCTTGGACTGAA ACACATGCCAAAAACTGTTGAAGAATCTCTCCTCGGTGATCACAGTGATCAGTGGATGGACTCAGATTGCCCAGAAGCCAAACGACTCAAG GTTGAGGAACCGAGCATGCTCTCAGACAGCGAAGATGCAGTGGACTGCAGACAGTGGACCCAGCACCATCTCGTAGCTGCAGACATCCGTGTACCACCCACAATAGCCCTCACACCACCTCAAGGAGAATTTGAAAGTGACTGCATGGACGTTAATGTCCGAGGCCCAG ATGGTTTTACACCTCTGATGCTGGCATCATTCTGTGGAGGCGGCCTAGAACCTGAGgtgacagaggaggaggagagtgaAGAGTGCTCTGCCAACATTATCTCTGACTTAATCTACCAGGGTGCATCGCTCGCTGCACAAACAGACCGTACCGGTGAGACAGCACTCCACTTGGCTGCTCGCTATGCACGTGCTGATGCTGCAAAGCGCCTGCTGGATGCCGGAGCAGACGCCAATGCTCAAGACAACACGGGACGAACACCGCTACATGCTGCTGTGGCTGCGGATGCACAGGGTGTCTTCCAG ATTTTGATTCGAAATCGCGCCACCGATCTGGACTCCCGTATGTACGATGGCTCTACTGCTCTAATCCTGGCTGCACGACTGGCAGTGGAAGGCATGGTTGAGGAACTCATCACATGCCATGCAGATGTTAATGCAGTCGATGAATTGG GTAAATCTGCTTTGCACTGGGCTGCAGCTGTAAACAATGTAGATGCAACTATTGCTCTGCTGAAAAATGGCGCCAACAAAGATATGCAAGATCTCaag gAGGAGACCCCTCTCTTCCTTGCAGCCCGCGAAGGAAGTTGTGAGGCAGTGAAGGTGCTGCTCGCTCACTTTGCAAACAGAGAAATTACAGACCACATGGACAGGCTGCCGAGAGACATTGCTCTAGAGCGTATGCACCACGATATTGTACAACTTCTTGATGAATACAACACAGTGAGGAGTCCCCAAAGTCATGGAGCAGCTGGACACCAACTTGCAGGAGGCCACACTCTGTCTCCTCTCATGTGCCCTCCCAGTGCCTTCCTCCCTAGTCTGAAGAACACCCCGCAGAGCAAGAAGAACCGCCGGCCTGGGGTCAAAGGTTCCAGCCTTGGAGGCCAGCATGCTGCAAGTCTCAAGGAGTCAGTAAAGGCTCGCAATAAGAAGCTAACTCTGGACATGCAGAGTGCCTTATTGGATAGCTCGGTTACTCTGTCCCCAGTGGACTCCCTAGACTCACCGCACGGGGGAGCTAGCAATGCTGGCTACATCACCAATCCAACGTCACCTGTTGCCATGCAGTCACCAGGTCTTTTCCATTCCTCCATGTCTGTTCCAAACACCCCGATGGTTCACAGTAGCATGTTGGAAGGAGGGGGCCCATTTGCTGTATCGCTTGCCCAAATTAATGACATTGGAGTGGGAGCAATGGCCATGCAGGGCCGTGTCTCTATGGCGTCAGATGTCAACCACGGCTATGTGCTGAGTTCTGGCCAGCTGGGAGTCAACATGGGCCTGGTCAGTCCTGTCAGTGTGCCGTTTGACTGGCACAATCGCATGCCTCCATCTTCTCAGTGTGGTCAGCAGGTTGTGAATATTGTGCAGAGTAGTCAAGCAGGCATGCATGTCCAGAGCCCAGccatgcagcagcagaacatgCTGATGCACCAACAGCAGCTCTACCGCAGTCCAATGCTGCAGCCCACACCGGTTACCTCCACACCGACCATCAGCCCAGTGAAGCTGCCTTCCATTGCAGAGCAACAGCAGCTCATTAATCACAACATCACCAACCAGCCAAGCATGGGTCCTATGGGAACGTCCACTCCACCTACCCCACAAACCTCGCAGCCTCCACCATCATTCTtccagcagcatcagcagcagctgcctcAGCAGTCCTCTCAGCCTCCTGTTCAGCCCACCCAAGGAGCAGCAGCCCAGCCAGCTCAGGTCCTTTCCTCCCAGCAAAGTGGTAGCGCTGCAGGGAACGAGGATTATCCAACACCTCCTTCCCAACACAGTTATTCATCCACATTAGATGCCACACCCAAGCATTTCCACAATTTGCCCAGTGAGCACCCCTATCTGACACCCTCTCCAGAGTCTCCAGAGCACTGGTCCAGTCCCTCTCCCCACTGcgtctctgattggtcagattcCACGCCAAGCCCAGCCGTCGCTGTCCCCAACCAGACCCAAATTACTCAAATCCCAGAGGCCAATGGCAAGATGCAGGTGTTTGCATGA